A stretch of Ipomoea triloba cultivar NCNSP0323 chromosome 13, ASM357664v1 DNA encodes these proteins:
- the LOC116001560 gene encoding acyl-CoA-binding protein produces MGLKEEFEEYAEKAKQLPENTSNDDKLILYGLFKQATVGNVNTSRPGMFNMRDRAKWDAWKAIEGKTQEEAMNDYITKVKQLQEAASS; encoded by the exons ATGGGTTTGAAG GAGGAATTTGAAGAGTACGCTGAGAAAGCTAAGCAATTGCCTGAGAATACTTCCAATGACGACAAGCTCATTCTCTATGGACTTTTCAAACAAGCCACAGTTGGGAATGTGAACACAA GCCGTCCGGGTATGTTCAACATGAGGGACAGAGCAAAGTGGGATGCTTGGAAGGCTATTGAAG gAAAAACCCAGGAGGAAGCTATGAATGATTATATTACCAAGGTGAAACAGCTGCAGGAAGCAGCTTCATCTTGA